CACCAGGCACTTATCTGATGGGACACAGCCAAACAGTGCAGATGGGGAGGCGAGGGCACGCATCCCCTCCTGGCTGTGTCCTCACCACCGGCCCCTCCATGCCTCCCACAGACCCCcttgcccagccccagcacagcccctcacATGGCTACGACGATGCTATGGCTGTGCCAGAGGTGTCCCCCTCTCCCCACACCTGGGATGCCCCGGCACAACACGCTGAGGACACGAGCTACGATGACGCTGCTGTCAGCATCCTGGGGACATCGCTGTGAGCAGGCCCCGAGGATATGGCTCTGTCTGGAAGAAGGTGTGGCTCTGGCCGTGGCAGCATCACCTCTCCCTGCCTGGCACTGCAGAACAGTAGCAAACTGCTCCATTCTCCTTCCTGCACCTGCAACACAACAGCTTAtcagctttttcaaaattattttctgtaactctTTCCTTATGAGTATCTCATCTTTATTAAAACCCCTAATCTGTGTGGAAACTCACTTCCAGCCTTGTCTCCTCTACCTGAGTCTATCAGCCTTCCctcagggctgtggggcaaACCTGGATTTCAGAGACACCCGCCTTGGCGCTTGGCActggggaaacaaaggaaagagtGGGAAAGCTCATGGAGATGAGGTGGGATGGCTCCCAggactgctgcactgcaggggaAGGATAACAAGGACCGCGTGTCCCACAGGCACACAGGTGCTCCTCTACCTGAGTCTATGAGCATTCCCCCATGGCATGGgggaaacaacagaaacagtGGGAAAGCTCATGGAGACGAGCTTGACTCTCCCAtgactgctgcactgcaggggaAGGATAACAAGGACCGTGTGTCCCACAGGCACACAGGTGCAGGCACGCTGCCACACGCTGTGGTTTCACCcggcaggcagctgagcagcacccGGCCGTTCGTTCACTCCGACCCTGCCCCCAGTGTGCAATGCGGGAGAGAGCTGTAGAGAAACCCTTGatatacaaacagaaaaggaaaacagtcacAGACATTCAGATGATAATCGTACATGGATGTATCTCCACACAAATTCACAGCCTTTGCACAGAGGTTTTGAGAAGCAAACCTGAGTAAGCTGACTCTCACCCTGCGCTTGCTGGTAGGATCTCCTCTTCTGAGGACACCTCTGTTGTGGGTGGGAAGAGGACACATGGTAAAGAGCTCCCTCTGAAACAAGAGACATCGTATCAGGGGCCTGAGTCACCTCCTGCACCTGTCTGTTCCTGTATTCTGTAAGGACCTGCAGTGGCTGAGGGCAGGATTCACATCCCTGCTGTATGTTCCTGATGGAAGGTGCCAAGCAGCCATCCCTGGAGTTTTCATTAAGTCTTTGAACAGGTTGTCCTTCCTCATCTGCTCTATGCCAGTGCTGTGTGCCACTGCCAGGAGGAATGGCGGCCTCCTGGCTGGCAGCGCTTGTCCCTCCCGAGCAGGCCAGGCCTTCCCACCGGGGCCTCTCAGCTGGGCcctgagccctgctgcagtgccgcctggtgctgcctgcagagatggaggctggccctgctgagccctgctctggGGCTCCTGCTGCCTCATGGGCCCTGCTCCGGAAGGCTGGTAGCCCGTGTTGGTGCTCTCGTGTCAGGGCAGGGCCAGAGCTCTGTAACATGAGTACAATAAGGCAGAAGCAATGCCCAGGACCCTGCTGGCATCCCTGTCCTGCACATTGCATTCCCGCACCCTCAGCAGGATCCTTGCCCCACAGCCGTGTTCCCAGGACCTTCTGGTGCCCATTGAGCTGTGCCGCCACGCACTGAGCCTGCAGTGCTGCCGGACgcagccccacatcccagccctgcATACTGGCAGGGTTTCGCTTTTGAAAGCGTCCGCACACCCATTGCacacttcctccttcccctgcaccaagcagcacacagggacacaggcagggacagctcagccctgtgccTTTCCCTTTGAAGCTGGGGTATCTGTACAGTCCCCTCAGCAGCCGGACACCCGTAGGACTGCTGCAGTCTGCAGCTGTCCCTGTGtctgctcctggagcagcaaTACCAAAGCAGGGAAGCAGGACCCCTCACCACGTGCTGCAGACTCGAGTCGAAGAGCATCACTCTGTGCAACATATCGCTTCTGTGCAGgtggcacagcagctgtgtgaggTTGGTGTTCTCCCTGGGTCCCTGCACAGGAGAAAATATCCCCTCCAGGTTATGCTGCAGGGTGAGCACAGGGATTGTGTCTGCCCAGATGCAGCCAGTGCTGTATCCCACTGCCTGATGCGAGAGGCCGGGCATGGCCCTCTTGTGCATGTCCTGGCTAGCATGGGGACCTTATTCACCCCACTACTGCCTGAGGAACCTCAATGGCAGCTCTAGGACCCCACCATAATAGGGAGGGAACTAGAGTACAGATGGAGGCCCCTGTTTAGGGTCACTCCTGTCTCTGTGGAGACCCTCTCTGCATAGGCAAAGCCCCCGCCCCAGCAGGGGTACACAGTGTACGTGCAGGGTGGCTCACCTCGGGGACACACAGGCAGTGAGCCCCCATTGTGGGGCTGCGTGATGACAGAAGCGGAGACAAGCCTCATATTTGGGCATGAAGCAGGTTATTGGAGGCTGGGCCCCGACAGGCAGCAGATAAACCTGCTGATAACGGCTCCCACCGTACATCGCCATCCCCATTGGCTCCTGCCAGCAGGGGCTGCCTATATCTCCCCCTCCCCGTCCCAGGCTGCGGGCTGGGCCTGTGGGGCATGATGGTGCCTGCCAGGGTGCTAGGGCTGCTCTACTGCGTGCAGCTCTGCATGGGTGAGTtgtggggcaggggggtggCTGTGGGacaggggaagcagagggtCAGGGTTGCAGCCATGGGACGGGCACCCCCAGGCTCAGCCACCTCCCCTGGTGCCCACAGGCAGCGAGGTGCTGCGGCTGGTGGATGGCGGTGGGCGCTGTGCAGGTCGGGTGGAGGTGAAGCACGAGGGAGAATGGGGCTCCGTCTGCAGCTACGACGTCCAGTGGGACGCACAACGGGCCGGCGTGGTGTGCcggcagctgggctgtggcacGGTGGCCCATACGTCCCCATATGCCCCATTCGGGCAGGGCCAGGGACGCATCTGGTTGCATCCCTTCTTCTGTGATGGCACTGAGGCCACcctgcaggactgctctcaCTATGGCTGGGGCAAGCACTTCTGTGGCCACGAGTGGGATGTAGGAGTGATCTGCACAGGTGAGCTGGGGTGGCTGGGATGCACATACCATGCCAGGACCCCTGGTCAGGACTGAGGCCGGTCCCTGATGCAGAGgcactggagctgcagctggtggaCGGCAGGGGACCCTGCGAGGGGAGAGTGACGGTGAAGCTGCGGGGATGCTGGGGCACAGTTGCTGACGATAACTGGAACATGAATGATGCTGAGGTggtgtgccagcagctgggctgtggatCAGCTGCTCACACCAAGTTTACCAAGCAAGTTTCACTAGTCAGGAGTCCAGTAATGTTGGCCTATATCAACTGCAATGGGAACGAGAAGGCCATCTGGGACTGCAACATTAAGGGCTGGGGTCCCTACAACGTCACTCATGATTATAACGCCACTGTGGTCTGCCAAGGTGAGAGCCGGGGGCATGTGGCACCACAGGGAGCCCATTGCCCAcatcccacagcccagcagcccacCTCTCCCGGCAGGGTTCTCCCGGCTGGCCGGAGGGGACAGCACCTGCTCGGGGCGGCTGGAGGTGCGGCAGGGCCGGGCCTGGGTCAGCGTCTGCCATGGCCACGTGGACCTCATGGCTGCCCAGGTcatctgcagggagctgggctgcggTACAACACTGGCCCTACCCAGGGCCGGGCATTTTGGAGCAGCAGCGGGGCCATTCTGGGATGGCGCCTTTGAGTGCAATGGAACTGAGCTCCTACTGTCAATGTGCATACAGCAGCCTCCCCAAATCAAGAACTGCACTCAACCTGCTGCCATCATCTGCACCCGTAAGTACTGGTGCTGTGGGTCTGCGTCAGC
The genomic region above belongs to Numida meleagris isolate 19003 breed g44 Domestic line unplaced genomic scaffold, NumMel1.0 unplaced_Scaffold1004, whole genome shotgun sequence and contains:
- the LOC110390416 gene encoding scavenger receptor cysteine-rich type 1 protein M130-like translates to MMVPARVLGLLYCVQLCMGSEVLRLVDGGGRCAGRVEVKHEGEWGSVCSYDVQWDAQRAGVVCRQLGCGTVAHTSPYAPFGQGQGRIWLHPFFCDGTEATLQDCSHYGWGKHFCGHEWDVGVICTEALELQLVDGRGPCEGRVTVKLRGCWGTVADDNWNMNDAEVVCQQLGCGSAAHTKFTKQVSLVRSPVMLAYINCNGNEKAIWDCNIKGWGPYNVTHDYNATVVCQGFSRLAGGDSTCSGRLEVRQGRAWVSVCHGHVDLMAAQVICRELGCGTTLALPRAGHFGAAAGPFWDGAFECNGTELLLSMCIQQPPQIKNCTQPAAIICTPYTGFRLADGDSSCTGRVEVEARGVWRPLCATAWDLPDAHVLCHHLDCGSAVSLPPPGHFGMGTGTLLHDALICSGSEQHPGECPVEVLGQPTCPPGHTAVVNCSGVTEPLRLHGGESRCDGQLEVATLPGVWARVSVGLWDNGTATVACQQLGCGVPEKIYAVPDTFSGPMELQELRCEGTEELLAQCNASGMATKTSHSPKELTIACSGSRQLRLAGGPGRCAGRVEVYSEGTW